The stretch of DNA GGACCATACGGGCGAGGCCCGTCAGGTTTTCGGTCAGCACAGGGTTCTTCTTGTGGGGCATCGCGCTTGAGCCCTTTTGGCCCATCGAGAAGAACTCGGCCCCTTCCAGCACCTCGGTCCGCTGCATGTGGCGGATTTCGACGGCAATGTTTTCGATAGAGGAGGCGACAACACCCAAGGTCGCGAAGAAGGCCGCGTGCCGGTCTCGGGGGATGACTTGCGTGCTGATCGGTTCCGGAACGAGGCCCAGCTTGTCGCAGACATGTTCTTCGACCGCGGGGTCGATATTGGCAAACGTACCCACCGCGCCGCTGATCGCACCCGTTGCAATCTCGGCTCGCGCATCGCGCATGCGGGACAGGTTGCGGTCCATTTCGGCGTAGAAGCGGGCAAAGGTCAGGCCCATGGTCGTGGGTTCTGCGTGGATGCCATGGCTGCGCCCGATGCGGACCGTGTCCTTATGTTCGTAGGCGCGGCGCTTGAGGGCGGCGAGCAGCCCTTCGAGGTCGGCAATTAGCAGATCAGCCGCGCGGGTCAGTTGGACGTTGAAGCAGGTGTCGAGCACGTCCGAGGATGTCATGCCCTGGTGGACGAAACGCGCCTCTTCGCTGCCGACATGTTCGGCGAGGTGGGTGAGAAAGGCGATGACGTCGTGCTTGGTGACCGCTTCAATCTCGTCGATGCGGGCGACGTCGAATTCGACATCCTTGGCTTTCCAGACGGCCTCGGCATTCTCTCGCGGGATCACGCCCAGGTCGGCCATGGCGTCGCAGGCGTGGGCTTCGATCTCGTACCAGATGCGGAACTTGGTGGCCGGGTCCCAGATCGCGACCATGTCGGGGCGGGAGTAACGTGGGATCATGGGGCACCTTTTTATGACTGTCGGATCAGTTGCCGCGTCCTTAGACTGAGGTCCGGTGAACGACAAGACGAAGGCCCAGATATGAGACGCTTTGCCCTGATCCTTGCGGTGCTGGCTGGCCCGGTTGCGGCCGATGGCTGGAAGCCGATGAGCGGCGAGGAGATCCGGGTGGCCCTGACGGGGCGGGTGCTGGCCTATCCTGACACCACGCAGGATTTCCGGGCCTCGGGCCGGACGCTTTACATCCACAAGGGGCGCGAAAGCTGGGGTTATTGGCGGGTCGAGGATGGCCGCTATTGCAGCCAGTGGCCGCCAAACGACATGTGGGCCTGCTATGGGATGGACCGCAACGGCGATGCATTGCGCTTTGTCGGACAGAGCGGTGACATCACCGAGGCAGGTTATGCAGACTGACCGGGTGCTGGCCGATTTTGAAGGGGCGTGGGAGCTTGAGCGCGTCATCACGCCCAAGGTTGGCGCACCTGCGCGATTTTCAGGTGTCGCGACGTGGACGGCGCGGGACGATGACCTTGCCTATTCCGAGGCGGGAACGTTGTATCTGGACGGGGCCGCGCCGATGCAAGCGGAGCGGCGGTATCTGTGGACGCCCTGTCTGCATGTCTATTTCGATGATGGGCGGTTCTTTCACACGGTGCCAGCGGCCGGAGGCGAGGCGTCGCATTGGTGTGATCCGGATGCTTATGCCGTGTCTTATGATTTTTCGGGTTGGCCCCACTTTCGCGCCACATGGACCGTCGAGGGGCCGCGCAAGTCTTACGTCATGACCAACTGTTACCGCCGTCGCGCGTGATGCGTACGCGTGAGCGGCGACCGTGATCGCAAACATTGGCTTTGCGCTTGCAGAAAGTGCAGGCCCTTGGCACAAGATGTTTAAATTTGTGTCACATGAACAGGTGGGAACCATGGAAACGACGTGGAATAACAAGGTGCTGAGCGAAGCGTTTGGCGCGAATGAGGGCACAGCGCTGCGGATCAAGCAAGCGGCCCTTGTGGTGCTGGGCATTGCCTTTCTTGCGATTGCAGCAAAGATCAAAGTGCCGATGTGGCCTGTTCCGATCACCATGGGGACCTTCGCCGTGTTAACGGTTGGCGCAGCCTATGGCGCGCGTCTGGGGCTGGTGACGATCCTTGGCTACATGATCATCGGCGCTTTGGGATTTGATGTCTTCGCTGGCTCGTCGGCCGAGAAGTTCGGTCTGGAATACATGATGGGCGGCACGGGCGGCTATCTGGTCGGCTACGTTCTCGCGACGCTCGCGCTGGGCGCGTTGGCCCGCCGTGGCTGGGACCGGTCGGTGCTGTTGATGGCGCTGGCGATGCTGCTGGGCAACGTGCTGATTTATGTTCCGGGTCTTGCTTGGTTGGGTCAGCTTTATGGTTGGGACAAGCCGATCCTGGAGTGGGGTCTGACACCTTTCCTGATCGGTGACGCGCTGAAACTGGCGCTGGCGGCGCTGGTTCTGCCCTTGGCCTGGACGCTGGTTGGCCGCGCGCGCGGCTGATCCACCCCGGAACCAAATCGAGAGGCGCGGCCCCGGATGGGACCGCGCCTCGTTTCATTTTGGGGTCGGGTCGCGGGCCTGAGCTCGGTCTTGCCTAGGTTGCTTCCACAATCTCACCCGCAGGGGCAAGTTCCGTCAGTACCTTTGATGTCCGCTCAAGCGTTCTGTGCACGGGGCATTTGTCGGCAATCTCGAGCAGCCGTTGTCGTTGTACGTCGTCGAGCGTCCCGGTCAGCGTGATCCTGCGTTTCCATTCGTCAATCTTGTCGCCTTCGACTGTGCCCGCGTCCTGTGCATGCACTTTGTTGTGGCTGACATCGACATGTACGTGGTCGAGGGGCCACTCCCTGCGCCGCGCGTACATACGGATGGTCATCGAGGTGCAGGCCGCCAGCCCCGCGGCAAGCAGCCCGTAGGGCGACAGCCCCTGATTGGTGCCGCCATAGGCGCGCGGTTCATCGGCGAGGATATGGTGCCGTGTGCCGTGTGTGATGTCCTGCAAAAAGCCGTTTGCATCGGCTTCGGAACTGCGCACGACCCCTTCGGGTGCGCCGATGGGTGGAGCGGGCGGCTTGAGTTGCAGGTACTTCTTGGCCCAGGTTGCGATGATGTCGGCGGCGTATTCGGCGTGGTCGGCCTTGGTCACAAGGTGGTCGGCATCGTCGAGGGTGACAAAGCTTTTGGGGTGTTTGGCGGCCATAAAGATCTCGCTCGCGTTGTCGACGCTGACGATGGCGTCGCGCGGGGCGTGCAGGACCAGAAGTGCAGCGTTCAGCCGGGCGATCGCGGGTTGCAAGGCTTCGTCGGTGACATCCTGGACAAACCCTTTGCCGATGCGGAAAGGGCGGCCGCCGAGGCTCACCTCGGCCTCGCCCTGTTCGAGGATCTTTGGCAGCGCGTCCGCAAAATTGTGGGTCACGTGTTCGGGGTCGAACGGGGCGCCGACGGTGGCCACCGCCTTGATCTGATCGAGTTGCGCGGTCGCCTTGAGCACTGCCGCGCCGCCAAGTGAATGGCCGATCAGGAGGGCGGGTGGCATGTTACGGTCGTTCAGGTAATCCACGGCCTTGACCAGGTCCTGCACGTTGGAGGTGAAGGAGGTGTTGGCAAACTCGCCATCGCTGTGGCCCAAGCCGGTGAAATCGAAGCGCAGCACTGCGATGCCCATGGTCGTCAGCCGTGCTGCAATGCGCCGAGCGGCGGGGATATCCTTGCCGCAGGTGAAGCAGTGGGCAAAGACTGCCGTGGCCAGGTGAGGCCCCTCGGGCAGGTCGAGCCGGGCGTCGAGCGTTCCGGCGTGGCCGGTGAAGGTAATGCGTTCTGTGGGCATGTTCTGTCTCCTTGAGTTGGAGAATGGGACGCGGGAGCCAAGCTGGGAAGGGGCATGACATAGATCTCACGCAGAGGTGTCACGGTGACACAGTCTTGCGGGTCCGGTCGGGTGGGTCGTGTCTTGCCAATGTGCCGACCTGCAACCGTCAACCCGGAGCTGGCACTGGCATTGCCGTTTGGTCTTGTCTCTGCTCAGCTGCAGTCCGCCGGCGTTTTGCAATCTGATGGCCCGCATGTTCGCGCCAGAAGGCTGTGTCGAAGGGGAGGGCGGCGTATTGGAGGCGTGTTTGCGCGTGCGTCCGTTCAGCGGTGCGGGCCGCGAGGGCAGCGTAAACAAGCGGCGCTTCGGCATCGCCGCCAATTGCATCCGCGACCGCATTGCCTGCGAAAAACCCGCCCGACAGCGCGTTGAACAGTCCCTGGGACGAGATCGGGTCAAAAGCCGCTGCCGCATCCCCCGTCGCCACCCATCCTGTGTCGCAGATCCGGTCCAGCACCGCGCTGCGGCAATCCACCGTGATGCAAGGTGTGCCATGGGCCGGAACGGGAATGGCAGTAAGGGTGCGTGCAGCGTGCGCAAGCGTCCCCTGCGGGTCGTTGAAGACCTCTTTGGCTGTCGTCGGGCTGGTGACAAATCCAACGGTTGTGCCTTGATCGGCGGGCGCGGCGTACCACCATCCCACCTGTGTTGCTTCGGCTGCCATAACCGCAGTGGAATTCTCCGCCACATGCCAAAGGACGGCGACCAGGTTTGGTCCATGGCATGTGGTGGCGCCGTTGCGGCGGGCGATATGGCCCGGGCGGCCCGTTGCGTCGATCATGTATGGCGTCGTGACAGCCTTGTTTGACGACAGATACGACAGGTTGGTGCGCCAGCCCTCACAGGTTTGAACCGTTCGTCCAATCCTCCCCTTAATGGTACGGACACCGAGCGTCCGCGCGCGTTTGCGCATGGCGATGCTGAGAGCGTGGCGGTCAAGACCCCAGCCGTGCACGCCGAGCCCCGGTGCCGTGCCGTGGGACTGTAGGTGTGCCGCACCCCACATGCTTTTGACGGTTTCGATGCGCAGCGCATCTTGCAGAACGTGACCAAGGCCAAGCCTCTGCATGATGGCACCGGCGCCCTGGGCCAGCATTTCCGCCCGTGTTCCCGCGATGCAATCTGCGGGATCGACAACGGTCACGGCAATCTTGCGTTCGGCCAGTGCAATGGCAGCGGCAAGCCCGGCAGGGCCGCCACCGGCAATCAGCACCTGCTGCATTAGACCTCGCCGCGGCCCAGCCGCTCGAATGTCTGATGTTCAAGAACCTCTTCAGCGCCTGCCTCGGGTTCCGGGCGCCGGGCCAATACAGAAATATGTTCTTCTGTCGATTGCAGCGCGACGATGTCCTGCGCCAGTTTCAGGCTTGGATCCCCTTGGGTAAATGTCGGCGAGCGCCCTGTTTCGACAAAGCACGGATCGGGCAACCCGGACCCTTCGGGCGGTGAATGCGCCTCGACCAGACCGGTCATCCACCATTTGTGGACCATGTTGTCGATCCGTGCTGCATAGCCCGTGCCCTGAAGATCGCGCAGCCAAAAGCGGCGATTGCTGAAATGGCGTTGTACCTGAAGCGGGGCCAGCTCCGGAGTGGTGGCAATAGCGTAGGCCTCGGTCGGTAACACCTGGTTCGGGACACGGGCGCCCCAAAAACTGGGAGAGGAGAGATACAGGCTGGGCGTGTAGACCAGACCTGAGTTGCAGGACGCCTCGTCCGTTTGCCAGGGCACGCCCATCCAGCGGGTCAGACTGCCTGGGCCTGTCGGCCCCCATGGTCCGTCCCAGGCGAGCGCCTGTGCGCGGCTGAGCGTGTCGCCGTAATCCTGACGCACGGGTTCGCCTTCGGGCAGCGGGCGCAAACGGTAGGGGATATCCGGGTTCCACATGGAGGCCAGCCGCATGGGCCACGTCATTTCGATGCCGGGATGGAATGGGCCACCCAGGCATTCGTGCAATGCGGCGCGGTCGAGTTCGCGCGGTTGGTCGCATGTCGGAATGTCGTCAAATACCGGAACGGTCGGTATGCCTGCCCAATCGCTGTCGAAATTGCCGTCTGCCCAGTTTTGCAGATGTTGGTATTGCGTCTTGGTCAGAAACAGATCTTCGCGCGCAGGATTCACCAGTTCACCCTCGCGCGGCCCGTCAAGATACTTGTCCCCATATGTGTCGCCGTAGAAGGGCGGCAGGGCCGCGTGGTTCAGCGCTTCGGTGTTGCTGTTGCGGAACAGGTTGAACACGGCCTGGCGGTAGGGGGCGCTGGCATCGGTCCGGTCGGCCATTTGCGCGATGATGTCCGGATCGCGGGCATCCAGCGGTGTGCCCTGACCCGCCAGCAGCAGGATGCCGTCGCAGACCCATTGGTGCCCGGTCATCCGGTCGAAGATGGGCCAGATGTCGCGGGTGAAGCTGGTTCCCTCTGGCGGTTCCAGGATCCCTTCGCGGAAGAACAGATCGCGGACGACATCGTCCATCGTCACGACGCCAAAGAGGCCCGGACCGAAATTCGGGGGCGCCACGATGACGTGAGCCGGTGTCGCCTCGAACGCGGTGTCACCGATTGTTACGGTTGCCCGGACGGGGCCATCGCTGGTGTCGTCGTGCCAGCCGTCATTGTTTGCAAAGGTGGTCGGGGCAGTGCCCGGCACCAGAGGTTCGGATGTGCCATGGCCGCCAAAGAACAAAAGCCGGCCAGCCTCGTCCGTGCGCAATTCGCCCAGATACACGGGCTTGCCGAAAAACGTGCCATCATCGAAAGGCGCCGATGTTTGGTTGGGCCCTGAGACTGTGCGGGGAGAGGGTCTTATACTGAGCCGTTCGCGATCATCGCCATTGAAGGTCGCGTTACGCTTCTTGGGTTCGAACACCTGCTCCGGTGGCAGGTCCATCGCATGCTGGAACTCGTACCATCCGGCCTTGAGGTTGGCGATTTCCACCCGCCAGTCGATTTGGGCGTCAGCGTCGGTAAGTTCGCGTACTTCGCCTGAGGTGAGCGTGGCGTACACACGGAACCGCGCGACTTGCCGTTTGAGGGAACCCTGCGCATCGCGAAAGCCATCCGTGTCGTGCGGTGTCGCACCTATGACATCTGCCGCAAGGAAGTAACCATCTTCGGAATTACCAACGCGCGCAACACCAATGGCCGGATGTATGGATATGCTTTTGATGTCGCTTGGCTGCATCCAAAGGCCCTTCAAAACGAATTTATCAAAATAATTCTGTGAACCGATTTCAAGAATCGATCCTTAACTTCACGTTATGCGAGAATGTGCATTTGGCCTATAATTTGTTTTCAGAAAGTTTTGTGGATATTGCACTGTGTGCCCAGCACCTGAATGGCATTTACAAAAATGCTTTGTGATATGCTCATGCAAAAGTTTCCCGGTGGTTCCGTAAGACCGGTCAAGTCTTTCCCATCAGCGCCGGGTCAAACGGGTAGGTGATGAGGTTTTCGTATCCGGTTTCGGTCACCAGCACCTGATCCTCGAGTTTGATGGTAAAGTCGCCGCCAACCTCGCCCACTGCCGCCTCGACACATAGTACCATGCCCGGTTCAAGCGGGTAGTCGAAGGCGCCCGGCACGGCCTTGTCCGGGTAGGCGACCAGCGGCCATTCATCGCACAGTCCGACGCCATGCATCAGGCAGCCGTAT from Tateyamaria omphalii encodes:
- a CDS encoding NAD(P)/FAD-dependent oxidoreductase; protein product: MQQVLIAGGGPAGLAAAIALAERKIAVTVVDPADCIAGTRAEMLAQGAGAIMQRLGLGHVLQDALRIETVKSMWGAAHLQSHGTAPGLGVHGWGLDRHALSIAMRKRARTLGVRTIKGRIGRTVQTCEGWRTNLSYLSSNKAVTTPYMIDATGRPGHIARRNGATTCHGPNLVAVLWHVAENSTAVMAAEATQVGWWYAAPADQGTTVGFVTSPTTAKEVFNDPQGTLAHAARTLTAIPVPAHGTPCITVDCRSAVLDRICDTGWVATGDAAAAFDPISSQGLFNALSGGFFAGNAVADAIGGDAEAPLVYAALAARTAERTHAQTRLQYAALPFDTAFWREHAGHQIAKRRRTAAEQRQDQTAMPVPAPG
- a CDS encoding LodA/GoxA family CTQ-dependent oxidase, with the protein product MQPSDIKSISIHPAIGVARVGNSEDGYFLAADVIGATPHDTDGFRDAQGSLKRQVARFRVYATLTSGEVRELTDADAQIDWRVEIANLKAGWYEFQHAMDLPPEQVFEPKKRNATFNGDDRERLSIRPSPRTVSGPNQTSAPFDDGTFFGKPVYLGELRTDEAGRLLFFGGHGTSEPLVPGTAPTTFANNDGWHDDTSDGPVRATVTIGDTAFEATPAHVIVAPPNFGPGLFGVVTMDDVVRDLFFREGILEPPEGTSFTRDIWPIFDRMTGHQWVCDGILLLAGQGTPLDARDPDIIAQMADRTDASAPYRQAVFNLFRNSNTEALNHAALPPFYGDTYGDKYLDGPREGELVNPAREDLFLTKTQYQHLQNWADGNFDSDWAGIPTVPVFDDIPTCDQPRELDRAALHECLGGPFHPGIEMTWPMRLASMWNPDIPYRLRPLPEGEPVRQDYGDTLSRAQALAWDGPWGPTGPGSLTRWMGVPWQTDEASCNSGLVYTPSLYLSSPSFWGARVPNQVLPTEAYAIATTPELAPLQVQRHFSNRRFWLRDLQGTGYAARIDNMVHKWWMTGLVEAHSPPEGSGLPDPCFVETGRSPTFTQGDPSLKLAQDIVALQSTEEHISVLARRPEPEAGAEEVLEHQTFERLGRGEV
- a CDS encoding biotin transporter BioY, which gives rise to METTWNNKVLSEAFGANEGTALRIKQAALVVLGIAFLAIAAKIKVPMWPVPITMGTFAVLTVGAAYGARLGLVTILGYMIIGALGFDVFAGSSAEKFGLEYMMGGTGGYLVGYVLATLALGALARRGWDRSVLLMALAMLLGNVLIYVPGLAWLGQLYGWDKPILEWGLTPFLIGDALKLALAALVLPLAWTLVGRARG
- the purB gene encoding adenylosuccinate lyase produces the protein MIPRYSRPDMVAIWDPATKFRIWYEIEAHACDAMADLGVIPRENAEAVWKAKDVEFDVARIDEIEAVTKHDVIAFLTHLAEHVGSEEARFVHQGMTSSDVLDTCFNVQLTRAADLLIADLEGLLAALKRRAYEHKDTVRIGRSHGIHAEPTTMGLTFARFYAEMDRNLSRMRDARAEIATGAISGAVGTFANIDPAVEEHVCDKLGLVPEPISTQVIPRDRHAAFFATLGVVASSIENIAVEIRHMQRTEVLEGAEFFSMGQKGSSAMPHKKNPVLTENLTGLARMVRSAVIPAMENVALWHERDISHSSVERMIGPDATITLDFALARLTSVVDRMLIFPENMLDNMNKFPGLVMSQRVLLALTQAGVSREDAYTYVQRNALKVWEHRTDFKEELLADADVTAALSPAEIEEKFDLGYHTKHVDTIFERVFAEE
- a CDS encoding DUF6314 family protein, which gives rise to MQTDRVLADFEGAWELERVITPKVGAPARFSGVATWTARDDDLAYSEAGTLYLDGAAPMQAERRYLWTPCLHVYFDDGRFFHTVPAAGGEASHWCDPDAYAVSYDFSGWPHFRATWTVEGPRKSYVMTNCYRRRA
- a CDS encoding bifunctional alpha/beta hydrolase/OsmC family protein, with the translated sequence MPTERITFTGHAGTLDARLDLPEGPHLATAVFAHCFTCGKDIPAARRIAARLTTMGIAVLRFDFTGLGHSDGEFANTSFTSNVQDLVKAVDYLNDRNMPPALLIGHSLGGAAVLKATAQLDQIKAVATVGAPFDPEHVTHNFADALPKILEQGEAEVSLGGRPFRIGKGFVQDVTDEALQPAIARLNAALLVLHAPRDAIVSVDNASEIFMAAKHPKSFVTLDDADHLVTKADHAEYAADIIATWAKKYLQLKPPAPPIGAPEGVVRSSEADANGFLQDITHGTRHHILADEPRAYGGTNQGLSPYGLLAAGLAACTSMTIRMYARRREWPLDHVHVDVSHNKVHAQDAGTVEGDKIDEWKRRITLTGTLDDVQRQRLLEIADKCPVHRTLERTSKVLTELAPAGEIVEAT